In Sphingomonas phyllosphaerae, one DNA window encodes the following:
- the tal gene encoding transaldolase, which produces MSKLQDLSNAGTAVWLDFVDRKFLEQGGLQKLVDEDGLTGVTSNPTIFEKAMGAGDAYDAGFAEFDKANPGAEPMARYEAQAIKDIQAACDTLRPVYDRLDAKDGYVSLEVSPYLALKGPETAEEAERLWQAVDRPNLMIKIPGTDDGVRAIRDTIAKGINVNVTLLFGVEAYKKVAYAYVEGLEERVSKDLPIERIASVASFFVSRIDSKIDDAIDAGQGGDEAKALKGKVAIANAKLAYAWYQEFIASDRWQKLAAKGAQPQRLLWASTGTKNPDYPDTLYVDELIGPETVNTMPPKTMDAFRDHGTVAQTLTQDVDGARHMIAEQARLGLDLDGVTKTLVDEGVASFSKSFDDLLKVIGAKQPANA; this is translated from the coding sequence ATGAGCAAGCTACAGGACCTCAGCAACGCCGGCACCGCGGTGTGGCTGGACTTCGTCGACCGCAAGTTCCTCGAACAGGGCGGGCTCCAGAAGCTGGTCGACGAGGACGGGCTGACCGGTGTCACCTCCAACCCGACGATCTTCGAGAAAGCGATGGGCGCGGGCGACGCCTATGACGCCGGCTTTGCCGAGTTCGACAAGGCCAATCCGGGCGCCGAGCCGATGGCGCGCTACGAAGCGCAGGCGATCAAGGACATCCAGGCGGCGTGCGACACGCTGCGCCCGGTCTATGACCGGCTGGATGCCAAGGACGGCTATGTCAGCCTCGAAGTGTCGCCGTATCTGGCGCTGAAGGGGCCGGAAACCGCCGAGGAAGCCGAGCGGCTGTGGCAGGCGGTGGATCGTCCGAATCTGATGATCAAGATCCCCGGGACCGACGACGGCGTGCGCGCGATCCGCGACACGATCGCCAAGGGGATCAACGTCAACGTGACATTGCTGTTCGGGGTCGAGGCGTACAAGAAGGTCGCCTATGCCTATGTCGAGGGACTTGAAGAGCGCGTCTCCAAGGACTTGCCGATCGAGCGCATCGCGAGCGTGGCGAGCTTCTTCGTCAGCCGGATCGACAGCAAGATCGACGACGCGATCGACGCCGGTCAGGGTGGCGATGAGGCCAAGGCGCTGAAGGGCAAGGTCGCGATCGCCAACGCCAAGCTGGCCTATGCCTGGTATCAGGAGTTCATCGCCTCGGATCGCTGGCAGAAGCTGGCGGCGAAGGGCGCGCAGCCGCAGCGGCTGCTGTGGGCGTCGACTGGCACCAAGAATCCGGACTATCCCGACACCTTGTATGTCGATGAACTGATCGGGCCGGAGACGGTCAACACGATGCCGCCGAAGACGATGGATGCGTTCCGCGACCATGGCACGGTGGCGCAGACCTTGACGCAGGACGTCGATGGCGCGCGGCATATGATCGCGGAGCAGGCGCGGCTCGGGCTCGATCTGGACGGTGTGACCAAGACGCTGGTCGACGAGGGGGTGGCGAGCTTCTCCAAGTCGTTCGACGATCTGTTGAAGGTGATCGGCGCGAAGCAGCCCGCGAACGCGTGA
- a CDS encoding acyl-CoA thioesterase, producing the protein MTFTQTFTAQPADIDELGHVNNAVWVRWIQELSVAHWAAIAPPAHQAAYVWMITRHVIDYRGNVVEGETVTGETWVPDPPRGARFDRHFRFLGTDGKLRVEGVTTWALLDRATGRLLRITPEIAAPFLA; encoded by the coding sequence ATGACCTTCACGCAGACCTTCACCGCGCAACCCGCCGACATCGACGAACTCGGCCACGTCAACAATGCCGTCTGGGTGCGCTGGATTCAGGAACTGTCGGTCGCGCATTGGGCGGCGATCGCCCCGCCCGCGCATCAGGCGGCCTATGTCTGGATGATTACCCGCCACGTCATCGACTATCGCGGCAATGTCGTGGAGGGCGAAACCGTTACGGGCGAAACCTGGGTCCCCGATCCGCCACGCGGCGCGCGCTTCGACCGCCACTTCCGCTTCCTCGGCACCGATGGCAAGCTGCGCGTCGAGGGCGTCACGACCTGGGCGCTGCTCGACCGCGCGACCGGGCGGCTGCTGCGGATCACGCCGGAAATCGCTGCGCCGTTTCTGGCGTAG
- a CDS encoding DedA family protein, whose translation MTIEAIVARYGLAALFAGAALEGEAAVMAGGILAHKGLLSLPFAMLAAGLGSYTADQGWFYAGRHFRDRKWIAAARAKPAFARAVAAFERHPTAFIFAFRFLYGLRTVSPIAIGSTSVSARRFAIVNGASATCWAILFTGIGYLFGHGFEQLLGRIVADRHLWWAVGALLAAGIAFAGWRWYKARHA comes from the coding sequence ATGACGATCGAGGCGATCGTCGCGCGTTATGGCCTCGCCGCGCTGTTCGCCGGCGCGGCGCTGGAGGGCGAGGCCGCAGTGATGGCGGGCGGCATCCTCGCGCACAAAGGGCTGCTGTCGCTGCCATTCGCGATGCTCGCCGCCGGGCTCGGCTCCTACACCGCCGATCAAGGCTGGTTCTACGCCGGCCGGCATTTCCGCGACCGCAAATGGATCGCCGCCGCGCGCGCCAAGCCCGCGTTCGCGCGCGCGGTCGCGGCCTTCGAGCGCCACCCGACCGCGTTCATCTTCGCGTTCCGCTTCCTTTATGGCCTGCGCACCGTCAGCCCGATCGCGATCGGCTCGACCAGCGTTTCCGCCAGGCGCTTCGCGATCGTCAACGGCGCGTCGGCGACCTGCTGGGCAATCCTGTTCACCGGGATCGGCTATCTGTTCGGCCATGGCTTCGAGCAATTGCTCGGCCGGATCGTCGCCGACCGGCATCTGTGGTGGGCGGTCGGCGCGCTGCTCGCGGCGGGCATCGCCTTCGCAGGCTGGCGCTGGTACAAGGCGCGTCACGCATGA
- a CDS encoding S9 family peptidase codes for MTEPMPPVAATRPHSFTMHGITIDDPWAWLKDPNYPDVTDQDVLAYLEEENAWFEAQMAPHRPLVDRLYEEMKGRIKEDESSVPQKDGDHLYWTAFETGGQYRKWWRRPVAGGPDELLLDEPALAEGKEYFRLGALSISEDGTLLAYSTDDDGSERYTIRFKSLNGATDAPETIESAAGKWGDTSIEGTIGNIVFTSDGSGILYGLTDDQWRTRTIKFHRLGTSSADDVTLYYEDDPVFSVGVSQTSDRKWIALVASSHDTSEIRLYPADDPFAAPILIAPRQPGREYDVDTHGDTLFIHTNDIDPMWRLVTAPITAPSEWTERIAPSPHFYMTGVECFRDFFIVEGREDGLDQIEIHAYDPAAAPRRIAFPEASYAAGLGDNPEYDQTVLRLGYESMVTPGTVYDYDTATGALTTLKVQEIPSGYDAAKYDTQRLKITARDGTAVPVSIVYPRDFPRDGSRPLFLYAYGAYGHAIPPGFSTGILSLLDRGFAYAIAHIRGGDDLGQQWYRDGKLEKRVNTFNDFVDVAKGLVEQGWTSAGRIAIAGRSAGGELMGAVVNSDPQLWGAVIADVPFVDVLNTMLDETLPLTPGEWPEWGNPIEDPAAFELIRSYSPYDNIRSQDYPPLFISGGLNDPRVTYWEPAKWAAKLRATKTDANLLLLKTNMGAGHGGKSGRFESLREAAEEHAFVLWQLGVEP; via the coding sequence ATGACCGAACCTATGCCCCCCGTCGCCGCCACCCGCCCGCATAGCTTCACGATGCATGGCATCACGATCGACGATCCCTGGGCGTGGCTGAAGGATCCGAACTACCCCGACGTCACCGACCAGGACGTGCTCGCCTATCTCGAGGAAGAGAACGCCTGGTTTGAGGCGCAGATGGCACCGCACCGCCCGCTGGTCGACCGGCTCTACGAAGAGATGAAGGGGCGCATCAAGGAGGACGAGAGCAGCGTCCCGCAGAAGGATGGCGACCATCTCTACTGGACCGCGTTCGAAACCGGCGGCCAGTATCGCAAATGGTGGCGCAGGCCGGTCGCGGGCGGCCCCGACGAATTGCTGCTCGACGAACCGGCGCTGGCCGAGGGCAAGGAATATTTCCGGCTCGGCGCACTGTCGATCAGCGAGGATGGCACCCTGCTCGCCTATTCGACCGACGACGATGGATCGGAACGCTATACGATCCGCTTCAAGAGCCTGAACGGTGCCACCGATGCGCCGGAGACGATCGAGTCCGCCGCCGGCAAATGGGGTGATACGTCGATCGAGGGCACGATCGGCAACATCGTCTTCACCAGCGATGGCAGCGGCATCCTCTACGGCCTCACCGACGACCAGTGGCGCACGCGCACGATCAAATTCCATCGCCTCGGCACCTCCAGCGCCGACGACGTGACGCTCTATTATGAGGACGATCCGGTCTTCTCGGTCGGCGTCAGCCAGACCAGCGACCGCAAGTGGATCGCGCTCGTCGCCAGCAGCCACGACACCAGCGAGATCCGGCTCTACCCCGCCGACGACCCCTTCGCCGCGCCGATCCTGATCGCGCCGCGCCAGCCCGGCCGCGAATATGACGTCGACACGCACGGCGACACGTTGTTCATCCACACCAACGACATCGATCCGATGTGGCGGCTGGTCACCGCGCCGATTACCGCGCCCAGCGAATGGACCGAGCGGATCGCGCCCAGCCCGCATTTCTACATGACCGGGGTCGAATGTTTCCGCGACTTCTTCATCGTCGAGGGCCGCGAGGACGGGCTCGACCAGATCGAGATCCACGCCTACGACCCCGCCGCCGCCCCGCGCCGCATCGCCTTCCCCGAAGCGAGCTACGCCGCGGGCCTCGGCGATAATCCCGAATATGATCAGACGGTTCTTCGTCTCGGCTATGAGTCGATGGTAACGCCCGGCACCGTCTACGATTATGACACCGCGACCGGCGCGCTCACCACGCTGAAGGTGCAGGAGATCCCCAGCGGCTATGACGCGGCGAAATACGATACGCAGCGGCTGAAGATCACCGCGCGCGACGGCACCGCGGTCCCGGTGTCGATCGTCTACCCGCGCGACTTCCCGCGCGACGGTTCGCGGCCGTTGTTCCTCTACGCCTATGGCGCCTACGGCCATGCGATCCCGCCGGGCTTCTCGACAGGGATCCTCAGCCTGCTCGACCGCGGCTTCGCTTATGCCATCGCACACATCCGCGGCGGCGACGACCTCGGCCAGCAATGGTATCGTGACGGCAAGCTCGAGAAGCGTGTCAATACATTCAACGACTTCGTGGACGTTGCGAAGGGATTGGTCGAACAGGGCTGGACCAGCGCTGGACGGATCGCGATCGCCGGCCGCTCGGCGGGCGGCGAGCTGATGGGCGCGGTGGTCAACTCCGATCCGCAGCTGTGGGGCGCGGTGATCGCCGACGTCCCGTTCGTCGACGTGCTCAATACGATGCTTGACGAGACGCTGCCGCTGACGCCCGGCGAATGGCCGGAATGGGGCAACCCGATCGAGGACCCGGCGGCCTTCGAATTGATCCGCAGCTATTCCCCCTATGACAATATAAGGTCACAGGATTATCCGCCACTCTTCATCTCGGGCGGGCTCAACGATCCGCGCGTGACCTATTGGGAGCCCGCCAAATGGGCCGCGAAGCTGCGCGCCACGAAGACCGACGCCAACCTCCTGCTGCTCAAGACCAACATGGGCGCCGGCCACGGCGGCAAGTCGGGTCGGTTCGAGAGCCTGCGCGAAGCCGCCGAGGAACATGCCTTCGTGTTGTGGCAATTGGGCGTGGAGCCGTGA